A genomic window from Silene latifolia isolate original U9 population chromosome 11, ASM4854445v1, whole genome shotgun sequence includes:
- the LOC141612665 gene encoding auxin-binding protein ABP19a-like produces MEISRNVFLLSLLALFTLSSATVVDFCVADLKYPVGPAGYPCKNPANLTVDDFVYSGLAVAGDTSTSIFKVAVAGAFDITFPALNGLGLSMARLDIGVGGVVPIHTHRVSELILVIDGPIIAGFIDGNGIAYYKKLNKGDIMIFPQSMLHFQVNVGDKPALAFVSLNSANPGFQTTSQALFANDLPSEFVEKLTLLDAAEVKRMKELFGGTN; encoded by the coding sequence ATGGAAATATCAAGAAATGTGTTTCTATTGTCACTCCTAGCCCTATTTACCCTATCATCTGCCACTGTCGTTGATTTCTGCGTAGCAGATCTTAAATACCCGGTGGGGCCAGCTGGATATCCATGTAAGAATCCGGCTAATTTAACTGTCGACGACTTTGTATACTCTGGCTTAGCTGTGGCCGGAGATACATCCACCAGCATATTTAAAGTCGCTGTGGCAGGTGCGTTTGATATAACATTCCCTGCTTTAAATGGATTGGGCCTTTCGATGGCCCGACTTGACATTGGTGTGGGTGGAGTCGTCCCGATCCACACCCACAGGGTTTCGGAGTTGATTTTGGTAATTGATGGTCCAATTATTGCCGGGTTTATTGATGGAAATGGTATCGCGTACTATAAAAAGTTAAACAAGGGTGACATTATGATATTTCCCCAAAGTATGTTGCATTTTCAAGTGAATGTAGGTGACAAACCTGCTCTTGCATTTGTTAGTTTGAACAGTGCAAACCCTGGTTTCCAAACTACAAGCCAAGCTTTGTTTGCAAATGATTTGCCAAGTGAATTTGTTGAGAAACTCACTTTATTAGATGCTGCAGAAGTCAAGAGGATGAAAGAATTATTTGGTGGCACTAATTGA